In Flavobacterium sp. CBA20B-1, one DNA window encodes the following:
- the hppD gene encoding 4-hydroxyphenylpyruvate dioxygenase yields the protein MSKELKSVEYGLEKIFEGAQDFLPILGTDYVEFYVGNAKQAAHFYKTAFGFQSEAYSGLETGVRDRASYVIKQDKIRIVLTTALNSESPIGEHVKKHGDGVKVIALWVEDARAAYEETTKRGAVSFMEPTVSSDENGEIIQAGIFAYGETVFLFTERKNYNGLFMPGYVKWESDYNPAPVGLKFIDHMVGNVGWNQMNVWVKWFEDIMGFVNFLSFDDKQITTEYSALMSKVMANGNGRIKFPINEPAEGKKRSQIEEYLDFYEGAGVQHIAVATDDIIKTVADMKARGVEFLSTPPQAYYDAIPERLKDHMDKFKEDINELQKLGIMIDADEEGYLLQIFTKPVEDRPTLFFEVIQRMGARGFGAGNFKALFESIEREQEKRGTL from the coding sequence ATGTCAAAAGAATTAAAATCTGTAGAATACGGATTAGAAAAAATATTTGAAGGAGCACAAGATTTCTTACCAATTTTAGGTACAGATTATGTTGAATTTTATGTAGGAAATGCAAAACAGGCAGCTCACTTCTACAAAACGGCATTCGGTTTTCAGTCTGAAGCCTATTCAGGATTAGAAACAGGCGTTCGCGACCGTGCTTCGTATGTTATTAAGCAAGATAAAATCAGAATTGTTTTAACAACTGCTTTAAACTCAGAATCACCAATCGGCGAACACGTTAAAAAACATGGCGACGGAGTTAAAGTAATCGCATTGTGGGTAGAAGATGCACGTGCTGCTTATGAAGAAACCACCAAGCGCGGTGCAGTATCTTTCATGGAGCCAACCGTATCATCAGACGAAAATGGAGAAATTATTCAAGCAGGTATTTTTGCTTATGGCGAAACCGTTTTTCTATTCACCGAGCGTAAAAACTACAATGGATTGTTTATGCCAGGATACGTGAAATGGGAAAGCGATTACAACCCAGCTCCGGTTGGTTTAAAATTTATCGACCACATGGTGGGCAACGTTGGTTGGAACCAAATGAACGTTTGGGTGAAATGGTTTGAAGATATTATGGGCTTTGTAAACTTCCTTTCGTTTGACGATAAACAAATTACCACCGAATATTCGGCTTTAATGTCTAAAGTAATGGCCAACGGAAACGGGCGCATCAAATTCCCTATCAACGAGCCAGCAGAAGGTAAAAAACGTTCACAAATCGAAGAGTACTTAGACTTTTACGAAGGTGCAGGCGTGCAACACATTGCAGTAGCTACCGACGACATTATTAAAACCGTTGCCGATATGAAAGCGCGTGGAGTAGAATTTTTATCTACACCGCCCCAAGCCTATTACGATGCCATTCCAGAGCGTTTAAAAGACCACATGGATAAATTTAAAGAAGATATAAACGAATTACAAAAATTAGGTATCATGATTGATGCCGATGAAGAAGGATACTTGTTGCAAATTTTCACGAAACCCGTAGAAGATCGCCCTACTTTGTTCTTTGAAGTAATTCAACGCATGGGTGCTCGTGGATTTGGTGCTGGTAACTTTAAAGCGTTATTTGAATCAATTGAAAGAGAGCAAGAAAAGCGTGGAACTCTTTAA
- a CDS encoding homogentisate 1,2-dioxygenase, producing the protein MPLYHKLGKIPHKRHIQFRKPNGGFYYEQLFGTVGFDGMSSNMYHEHRPTQVKEIKGSYSVAPKIARKNNIQSYRLRGFQVPPTPDFLESRKAVLTNSDCTITLAAPTNKTQDYFYKNTDADELIFIHKGTGKLRTILGNLDFKYGDYLLIPRGVIYKIDFDTEDNRLFIVESRRPIYTPKRYRNWFGQLLEHSPFCERDIRRPEELETYDEKGDFLIKVRKQDEIFDMVYATHPFDVVGYDGYNFPYAFSIHDFEPITGRIHQPPPVHQTFETDAFVVCSFVPRLYDYHPESIPAPYNHSNIDSDEVLYYVDGDFMSRNDIEAGHISLHPAGIPHGPHPGAMERSIGKVDTQELAVMVDTFKPLMVTEEAMKIADEQYYQSWLD; encoded by the coding sequence ATGCCTTTATATCATAAATTAGGAAAAATTCCGCACAAACGCCACATACAATTCCGCAAACCAAACGGCGGATTTTATTACGAGCAGCTTTTTGGCACGGTTGGTTTCGATGGCATGTCGTCAAACATGTATCATGAGCACCGCCCTACGCAAGTAAAAGAAATCAAGGGTTCTTATAGCGTGGCACCGAAAATTGCCCGAAAAAACAACATACAGTCTTACCGTTTGCGTGGTTTTCAAGTGCCTCCTACCCCCGATTTTTTAGAAAGCCGCAAAGCGGTTTTAACAAACAGCGATTGCACCATTACTTTGGCTGCACCTACAAACAAAACCCAAGATTATTTCTATAAAAATACCGACGCCGACGAATTGATTTTTATTCACAAAGGAACCGGTAAATTGCGCACCATATTAGGGAATTTAGATTTTAAATACGGTGATTATTTATTGATTCCGCGCGGAGTGATTTATAAAATTGATTTCGACACAGAAGATAATCGTTTGTTTATTGTAGAATCGCGCAGACCCATTTACACACCAAAACGCTACCGCAACTGGTTTGGTCAGCTATTAGAACATTCCCCTTTTTGCGAACGCGATATTCGCCGCCCGGAAGAATTGGAAACCTATGATGAAAAAGGCGATTTCTTGATCAAAGTTCGCAAACAAGACGAAATTTTTGATATGGTATATGCAACTCATCCTTTTGATGTGGTTGGATACGATGGATATAATTTTCCATACGCCTTTTCAATACACGATTTTGAACCCATCACAGGACGTATTCATCAACCACCACCAGTGCATCAAACATTTGAAACCGATGCGTTTGTAGTGTGCTCATTTGTTCCGCGTTTGTATGACTATCATCCAGAATCAATCCCAGCACCTTACAATCACAGCAACATTGATTCAGACGAAGTATTGTATTATGTAGATGGTGATTTTATGAGCCGAAACGACATCGAAGCCGGACACATTTCTTTGCATCCAGCAGGAATTCCGCACGGACCACACCCTGGAGCAATGGAACGAAGCATTGGCAAAGTAGATACACAAGAATTAGCCGTAATGGTTGATACATTCAAGCCGTTGATGGTTACCGAAGAAGCAATGAAAATTGCCGATGAACAATATTATCAATCATGGTTAGATTAA
- a CDS encoding tryptophan 2,3-dioxygenase family protein yields the protein MEISTERLQKIQDLEEKFSNINQKLDTHLEGMKWQKPITYWDYIQTDALLNLQIQRSTLPDEMVFIMYHQVNELLFKMILWEMEQVCFAENLTTTFFTDRLGRISRYFDMLTTSFTIMRDGMDTDQYLKFRNTLTPASGFQSAQYRLIEFASTDLINLIDARYRDTIDRNTPYEHALEHMYWQAAGKDYKTGKKSYLINEFERKYKKEFIDFMEKYNTANLWQTFKQLPLEDQQNEELREAMRHYDKTVNITWVMGHFNAAKKYIESEAGPQEATGGSDWKKYMLPQYQRRIFFPELWSEEELANWGKDAL from the coding sequence ATGGAAATTTCAACCGAACGCCTGCAAAAAATTCAAGATTTAGAAGAAAAGTTCAGCAACATCAACCAAAAATTAGACACCCATTTAGAAGGCATGAAATGGCAAAAGCCTATCACCTACTGGGATTATATTCAAACAGATGCCTTGCTGAATTTGCAAATTCAAAGATCTACCCTGCCCGATGAAATGGTTTTTATCATGTATCATCAGGTAAACGAATTATTGTTCAAAATGATTCTTTGGGAAATGGAGCAGGTTTGTTTCGCTGAAAATTTAACAACTACTTTTTTTACAGACCGCTTGGGAAGAATTTCGCGTTATTTCGATATGCTCACCACATCGTTCACCATTATGCGCGATGGAATGGACACCGATCAGTATCTTAAATTCCGCAACACCCTAACCCCTGCCAGTGGCTTTCAAAGTGCACAGTATCGTTTGATAGAATTTGCTTCAACCGATTTAATTAATTTAATTGATGCCCGTTACCGCGATACAATCGACCGAAACACGCCTTATGAGCATGCCCTAGAGCACATGTACTGGCAAGCAGCTGGAAAAGATTACAAAACCGGTAAAAAATCATACCTTATCAATGAATTCGAAAGAAAATACAAAAAAGAATTTATTGATTTCATGGAAAAATACAACACTGCAAACTTGTGGCAAACGTTTAAACAACTTCCTTTGGAAGATCAACAAAATGAAGAATTGCGAGAAGCCATGCGCCATTACGACAAAACGGTGAACATCACTTGGGTAATGGGACACTTTAATGCGGCCAAAAAATATATTGAAAGCGAAGCTGGTCCGCAAGAAGCTACAGGCGGTAGTGATTGGAAAAAATACATGTTGCCACAATATCAAAGAAGAATTTTCTTTCCAGAATTGTGGAGCGAAGAAGAATTAGCCAATTGGGGCAAAGATGCTTTGTAA
- a CDS encoding DUF3108 domain-containing protein, whose protein sequence is MKNNILAILFFLITALTFGQSSAFKSGEYFKFQVSYGFINAGIATLELKETTYNGKKVYHAKGDGYTTGLSKAFFKVKDDYQSYFDINTGQPYRFIRKINEGGYTKNQEGFVNNANNTILLKDYKAKSQKTYNVSDNIQDVISAFYYLRNHDKIDNMKVGETIQIDMFFDDETFKFKLKFMGYEKIKTKFGTVNAMKFRPYVMSGRVFKEEESLTLWVSNDENKVPLKIQASLLVGSLKAELIQYKNLKTNLKVVK, encoded by the coding sequence ATGAAAAACAACATTTTAGCTATTTTATTTTTTCTAATAACCGCATTAACATTCGGGCAATCATCTGCTTTTAAGTCGGGCGAGTACTTTAAATTTCAAGTGTCGTATGGCTTTATAAATGCAGGTATTGCAACGTTAGAATTAAAAGAAACCACCTACAACGGCAAAAAAGTGTATCACGCAAAAGGCGATGGTTATACCACTGGATTGTCTAAAGCCTTTTTTAAAGTAAAAGACGATTATCAAAGTTATTTTGACATCAACACGGGGCAACCGTATCGTTTTATCAGAAAAATTAATGAAGGGGGTTACACCAAAAACCAAGAAGGTTTTGTAAACAATGCCAACAACACCATTTTACTGAAAGATTACAAAGCAAAAAGCCAAAAAACATACAATGTTTCAGATAATATTCAAGACGTTATTTCTGCTTTTTACTATTTGCGTAATCACGACAAAATAGACAACATGAAAGTAGGCGAAACCATACAAATTGATATGTTTTTTGACGACGAAACCTTTAAATTTAAACTAAAATTTATGGGTTATGAAAAAATTAAAACTAAATTTGGTACGGTAAACGCCATGAAGTTTCGTCCGTATGTAATGTCAGGGCGTGTTTTTAAAGAAGAAGAAAGTTTAACTCTTTGGGTTTCAAACGATGAAAACAAAGTTCCGTTAAAAATTCAAGCAAGCTTACTTGTGGGTTCTTTAAAAGCAGAATTAATTCAATACAAAAATTTAAAAACCAATTTGAAAGTCGTAAAATAA
- a CDS encoding CCC motif membrane protein produces MFQRKLPADPSALVLAIVALCMAILFGCCGLSFVGLALSIIGLVSANKSLKEYQVNPETYSHNSRENVNTARIINIIALVINGLITLAFVVYLVITGSFMFSAIREEMNKSKTDTLSRIDDEEWDYEAEEDSIYIYTDSLNQPQDSLSQE; encoded by the coding sequence ATGTTTCAAAGAAAACTACCTGCCGATCCCAGTGCATTAGTGCTCGCAATTGTTGCTTTGTGCATGGCAATTCTTTTTGGTTGCTGTGGGCTTTCGTTTGTTGGCTTGGCACTTTCAATAATTGGACTTGTAAGCGCCAATAAAAGTTTAAAAGAGTACCAAGTAAATCCAGAAACATATTCTCATAACAGTAGAGAAAATGTAAATACGGCACGCATCATCAACATTATTGCACTCGTTATAAACGGTCTCATCACTTTGGCTTTTGTAGTGTATCTAGTCATTACTGGTTCTTTTATGTTCTCAGCAATTAGAGAAGAAATGAACAAATCTAAAACCGATACATTATCGAGAATTGATGACGAAGAATGGGATTACGAAGCAGAAGAAGACAGCATTTATATTTATACCGATTCATTGAATCAACCACAAGATTCACTGAGTCAAGAATAA
- the pgi gene encoding glucose-6-phosphate isomerase, translating to MPLLKINPTETQAWQKLRQHFYEVQFVKMQQLFAENPNRINEFHIVWNDFLIDFSKNRITNTTIDLLTELADEVQLKAGIEALIKGETINETEGRKVLHTDLRQLTNNQNQEVAAALDQIQLFTENVINGHLKGSTGLPFTDVINIGIGGSDLGPKLVTEALADYKNHLNVHYISNIDNDSIQSLKSKLNPATTLVVIVSKSFTTLETISNANIFKQWLLQNNLKTQDHLVAVSSNIPEAVNYGIETQNIFPMWDYVGGRYSLWSAVGVSTALAIGFNHFKELLNGAHEMDVHFAETPFKQNIPVVLALLSVWYNNFFCFETEAVVPYVDKLKMLPAYLQQVVMESNGKSVDRSGNPVNYETGTIVWGEVGTNSQHAFFQLFHQGTKIIPTDFIGFVNAFNPSDLHDLLMANFFAQTEALMNGKEGKYHTQETNDKNAVYKEFKGNRPSNTILIDQLTPKSLGSLLAMYEHKTFVQGYIWNIYSFDQFGVEYGKILANNIKAELQSEQIKQHDCSTTFLLKHYLKKKQ from the coding sequence ATGCCGTTATTAAAAATTAATCCAACCGAAACACAAGCGTGGCAAAAGCTGCGACAACATTTTTACGAAGTGCAATTTGTAAAGATGCAACAGCTTTTTGCTGAAAATCCCAACCGAATAAATGAATTTCATATTGTTTGGAACGATTTTTTAATTGATTTTTCTAAAAACCGCATCACCAATACTACCATTGATTTATTAACAGAATTGGCAGATGAAGTACAGCTAAAAGCAGGAATTGAAGCATTAATAAAAGGCGAAACAATCAATGAAACCGAAGGTAGAAAAGTGCTTCATACCGATTTACGCCAACTAACAAACAATCAAAACCAAGAAGTTGCTGCGGCATTAGACCAAATACAGCTTTTTACAGAAAATGTAATCAATGGTCATTTAAAAGGATCTACCGGCTTACCTTTTACCGATGTAATCAATATTGGTATTGGCGGTTCCGATTTAGGACCCAAATTGGTAACCGAAGCTTTGGCCGATTACAAAAACCATTTAAATGTACACTACATTTCAAATATTGACAATGATAGCATTCAATCGTTAAAAAGCAAACTAAATCCGGCTACCACATTAGTAGTAATTGTTTCAAAATCGTTTACAACGTTAGAAACCATAAGCAACGCCAATATTTTTAAACAATGGTTGTTGCAAAACAATTTAAAAACACAAGATCATTTAGTAGCCGTTTCTTCAAATATTCCAGAAGCGGTGAATTACGGTATTGAAACCCAAAATATTTTCCCAATGTGGGATTATGTTGGCGGCCGTTATTCTTTGTGGAGTGCAGTAGGCGTTAGCACTGCATTGGCTATTGGTTTTAATCATTTCAAAGAATTGCTAAACGGTGCCCACGAAATGGATGTGCACTTTGCCGAAACTCCTTTTAAACAGAATATTCCTGTAGTTTTGGCTTTGCTATCTGTCTGGTACAATAACTTTTTTTGCTTTGAAACCGAAGCCGTTGTGCCGTATGTTGATAAATTAAAAATGCTTCCCGCCTACCTACAACAAGTGGTTATGGAAAGCAACGGAAAAAGTGTGGACCGCAGCGGAAACCCTGTAAATTATGAAACCGGAACCATTGTTTGGGGCGAAGTGGGTACGAATTCACAACACGCATTTTTTCAGTTATTCCATCAAGGAACAAAGATTATTCCTACCGATTTTATTGGCTTTGTAAATGCATTTAATCCAAGTGATTTGCACGATTTATTAATGGCAAATTTCTTTGCGCAAACCGAAGCATTAATGAACGGAAAAGAAGGAAAATACCATACCCAGGAAACTAACGACAAAAACGCTGTTTATAAAGAATTTAAAGGCAATCGCCCATCAAACACCATTTTAATTGACCAATTAACACCTAAATCGTTGGGAAGTTTATTGGCAATGTATGAGCACAAAACATTCGTGCAAGGTTATATTTGGAATATTTACAGTTTTGATCAATTTGGTGTGGAATATGGAAAAATATTGGCAAACAATATCAAAGCAGAACTGCAATCAGAACAAATCAAACAACACGATTGTTCGACCACTTTTTTATTGAAACATTATTTAAAAAAGAAACAATAG
- a CDS encoding acetyl-CoA carboxylase biotin carboxyl carrier protein subunit, whose protein sequence is MNNALKVSVNKEYNFDVTEEQMLAADAVSLDQENFHVLHNNTSYHAKVVNTDFINKTYTVVVNNNEYVVNIANHLDQLIKEMGFEVGKSKMVNDIKAPMPGLILEINVSVGQEVNEGDNLLILEAMKMENSFDSPRAGIIKSIAVEKGQAVEKGQLLIEFE, encoded by the coding sequence ATGAACAACGCACTAAAAGTTTCTGTAAATAAAGAATATAACTTTGATGTTACAGAAGAGCAAATGCTTGCTGCCGATGCGGTGAGTTTAGATCAAGAAAACTTTCATGTGTTACACAACAATACTTCGTACCATGCCAAGGTTGTGAACACCGATTTTATCAACAAAACATACACCGTAGTTGTAAATAACAACGAATATGTGGTAAATATTGCCAACCATTTAGACCAGTTGATCAAAGAGATGGGCTTTGAAGTTGGTAAATCAAAAATGGTAAACGACATCAAAGCTCCAATGCCTGGTTTGATTTTAGAAATCAATGTGAGCGTTGGGCAAGAAGTGAACGAAGGCGATAATTTATTGATTTTAGAAGCTATGAAAATGGAAAATAGTTTCGATTCACCTCGTGCTGGAATCATTAAATCAATTGCAGTTGAAAAAGGTCAGGCAGTTGAAAAAGGTCAGTTATTAATTGAATTTGAATAA
- a CDS encoding peptidoglycan DD-metalloendopeptidase family protein, with protein MKRFQIILYITIVAVLFSCGKKESESEFAEVVKNEKEEAIPEFAYGFPLNEYHIERDTVERGDNLGMILARHNYDATEIHDIVSKVKDSFDVRKIKAGKTFTLLKSKDALSKLEILIYQPDNMGFQVIDFRDSIHAYTVNYPVSYKVRTIAGEIEGSLSESIQKEGLDPGLATALAKRFAWNVDFFKFKRGDQFALSVREKFINDSIYVGTEEILGAYFNYDGKDVYGFPYKQPGETETQFYDENGKQMRTMFLKSPLKYFTITSKFSKSRFHPVQKRFKAHNGTDYAAPHGTPIMTTAAGVVIETGRTSGNGNYVKVKHNNMYTTQYLHMSKILVRRGQRVNQGDIIGKVGSTGLATGPHVCYRFWKNGVQVDPLKQKLPTSLAMEQSDIAHFKAQIQPVKKAIDDKITEKFN; from the coding sequence ATGAAACGTTTTCAAATCATATTATATATAACCATTGTTGCTGTACTTTTTTCGTGTGGTAAGAAAGAGTCCGAGTCTGAATTTGCCGAAGTGGTTAAAAACGAAAAAGAAGAAGCAATACCCGAATTTGCGTATGGTTTTCCATTAAACGAATACCATATAGAACGCGATACAGTGGAACGTGGCGATAATTTAGGTATGATTTTGGCGCGCCACAATTACGATGCCACTGAAATACATGACATTGTAAGCAAAGTAAAAGATTCATTTGATGTACGGAAAATTAAAGCCGGCAAAACATTTACGCTTTTAAAATCGAAGGATGCGTTATCTAAATTAGAAATACTTATTTATCAGCCCGATAATATGGGGTTTCAGGTTATTGATTTTCGAGATTCCATTCATGCATATACAGTAAACTATCCGGTTTCCTATAAAGTGCGAACCATTGCAGGCGAAATCGAAGGATCGCTTTCAGAATCTATTCAAAAAGAAGGTTTAGACCCTGGATTGGCAACCGCTTTGGCGAAGCGATTTGCTTGGAACGTGGATTTCTTTAAGTTTAAAAGAGGAGATCAATTTGCATTATCCGTGCGCGAAAAATTTATTAATGATTCTATTTATGTGGGAACCGAGGAAATTTTAGGTGCATATTTTAACTATGACGGCAAAGATGTATATGGATTTCCGTACAAACAACCCGGCGAAACCGAAACGCAGTTTTACGATGAAAACGGCAAGCAAATGCGAACCATGTTTTTAAAATCGCCTTTAAAATATTTCACCATCACTTCAAAATTTTCCAAAAGCAGGTTTCATCCCGTTCAAAAGCGTTTCAAAGCACACAACGGAACCGATTATGCTGCACCACACGGAACGCCCATCATGACCACCGCAGCAGGTGTGGTAATAGAAACCGGACGCACATCGGGCAATGGAAATTACGTGAAAGTTAAGCACAACAACATGTACACCACGCAATATTTGCACATGTCTAAAATCTTGGTTCGCCGTGGACAGCGCGTTAATCAAGGCGATATTATTGGTAAAGTTGGCAGCACAGGTTTGGCAACAGGTCCGCATGTTTGCTATCGTTTTTGGAAAAATGGTGTACAAGTAGATCCGTTAAAGCAAAAATTACCAACGTCATTGGCAATGGAACAAAGCGATATTGCCCATTTCAAAGCACAAATACAACCTGTGAAAAAAGCAATCGATGATAAGATTACAGAAAAATTTAATTAG
- a CDS encoding patatin-like phospholipase family protein, which translates to MMLKFILTSFLFCLCLFAFPQENQRPKVGLVLSGGGAKGLAHIGVLKVLEEEGVQVDYIAGTSMGAIIGGLYASGYTANQLDSIFKSVDADALLQDYIPRNSKSFYEKRNDEIYALQLPFDQFKIGSPVSLSKGMYNYNLLNKLLAHVRYENDFAQLPIPFLCVATDVVTGEAVVLEKGNLAQSILASGAFPSLYTPVEIDNRLLIDGGVVNNYPINELRDKGVDVIIGVDVQDGKKDRSEIKGVFDILMQIANYSMYQGMEEKKNATDIYMKPDISNFSVVTFDKGNEIIQKGIDAAREKTADLQKISNGYTKKKLPEYLLHDDLAIKEVKINTLKNYNKDYVFGKLGYFKEQCVSFNELKHGITNLNATQNFSSINYHFEKGDDTGDYLVLHLKENTINRFLKFGLHFDNLYKSAALVNITQKKLLFKNDVASLDFVFGDNVRYNFNYFIDNGLRWSFGAQSRLNKFKYNVLTDEKPIITDQFFTLETFSTKFTDLTNRLYLQNYYNNKFLIGLGLEHKYQIVDISNVNLSKNWLDNSHYVSSYFNVVLDTYDNKYFPTQGLNFNAEIKHTFISSDYNENFEPFTQINGELGTVKTFFDRISFEAKADVGLTIGSLPSTNLNYFLGGYGFQSISNIKPFFGYDFLSLNANTYLKALLRVDYRFYKKHHLNFTANYIHLQNAMFQYNDWLEQPIKSGYALGYGFQTVIGPLEIKQSYSPEVKKHYTWFSLGFWF; encoded by the coding sequence ATGATGCTTAAATTTATTCTTACAAGCTTTTTATTTTGCTTGTGCCTTTTCGCTTTTCCTCAAGAAAATCAGCGTCCTAAAGTTGGGTTAGTTCTCAGTGGTGGTGGTGCAAAAGGTTTGGCCCATATTGGTGTTTTAAAAGTACTTGAAGAAGAAGGTGTACAAGTAGATTATATTGCGGGTACCAGTATGGGAGCTATAATTGGTGGTTTGTATGCATCGGGATACACCGCCAATCAGTTAGATTCTATCTTTAAATCGGTTGATGCCGATGCTCTTTTGCAGGATTATATCCCTAGAAATTCCAAGTCGTTTTATGAAAAAAGAAACGATGAAATTTATGCATTGCAGCTTCCGTTTGATCAATTCAAAATAGGAAGTCCCGTTTCGCTTTCAAAAGGCATGTACAACTATAACTTATTAAACAAATTGCTGGCACATGTACGTTACGAAAATGATTTTGCGCAATTGCCCATTCCTTTTCTTTGCGTGGCTACCGATGTGGTTACAGGGGAAGCCGTGGTGCTTGAAAAAGGAAATTTGGCACAAAGTATTTTGGCTAGTGGCGCGTTTCCCTCTTTATACACGCCTGTTGAAATAGACAATCGTTTGTTGATAGACGGCGGCGTGGTTAATAATTATCCTATAAATGAATTACGCGATAAAGGTGTAGATGTAATTATTGGTGTGGATGTGCAAGACGGCAAAAAAGACCGCAGCGAAATAAAAGGCGTTTTTGATATTTTAATGCAAATTGCCAACTACAGTATGTATCAAGGGATGGAAGAAAAGAAAAATGCCACTGATATTTACATGAAACCCGATATTTCAAACTTCTCTGTTGTAACTTTTGATAAAGGAAACGAAATCATTCAAAAAGGAATCGATGCTGCCCGAGAAAAAACGGCAGACTTACAAAAAATCAGCAATGGTTACACAAAAAAGAAACTTCCTGAATATTTATTACACGATGATTTGGCTATCAAAGAAGTAAAAATAAACACTTTAAAAAATTACAACAAAGATTATGTTTTTGGAAAATTGGGCTATTTTAAAGAACAATGTGTATCGTTTAACGAATTGAAACACGGCATCACCAATCTAAATGCCACTCAAAATTTCAGCAGTATTAATTATCATTTTGAAAAAGGCGACGATACAGGCGATTATTTAGTGTTGCATCTAAAGGAAAATACCATAAACCGCTTTTTAAAATTTGGTTTGCATTTCGACAATTTGTATAAAAGTGCCGCATTAGTAAATATAACCCAAAAAAAGCTTCTTTTTAAAAACGATGTAGCTTCGCTTGATTTTGTTTTTGGCGACAATGTGCGATACAATTTTAATTACTTTATAGACAATGGATTACGATGGAGTTTTGGTGCACAAAGCAGACTTAATAAATTCAAATACAATGTGTTAACCGATGAAAAACCCATTATTACCGACCAGTTTTTTACATTAGAAACGTTCAGCACCAAATTTACCGATTTAACCAACCGTTTATATCTGCAAAATTATTACAACAATAAATTTCTTATTGGCTTGGGCTTAGAACACAAATACCAAATTGTGGATATAAGCAATGTAAACCTCAGCAAAAATTGGTTAGACAACAGCCACTATGTCAGTTCATATTTTAATGTAGTTTTAGATACGTATGACAATAAATACTTCCCCACGCAAGGTTTAAATTTCAACGCAGAAATTAAACACACCTTTATATCGTCAGACTATAACGAAAACTTTGAACCCTTTACACAAATCAATGGCGAATTGGGAACTGTAAAAACATTTTTTGATCGCATTTCCTTTGAAGCAAAAGCAGACGTGGGCTTAACCATTGGCAGCTTGCCATCAACTAACCTGAATTATTTTTTAGGTGGATACGGTTTTCAATCAATATCTAACATCAAACCCTTTTTTGGCTATGATTTTTTAAGTTTAAATGCCAACACCTATCTAAAAGCCCTTTTAAGAGTGGATTACCGTTTCTACAAAAAACACCATCTCAATTTCACTGCCAATTATATACACTTGCAAAACGCTATGTTTCAATACAACGATTGGTTAGAACAACCCATAAAATCGGGGTATGCGTTGGGTTATGGTTTTCAAACAGTTATTGGTCCATTAGAAATTAAACAATCCTATTCGCCCGAGGTAAAAAAGCATTACACTTGGTTTAGTTTAGGCTTTTGGTTTTAA